Proteins encoded in a region of the Takifugu flavidus isolate HTHZ2018 chromosome 10, ASM371156v2, whole genome shotgun sequence genome:
- the elp6 gene encoding elongator complex protein 6, with product MFTELNSILNASPDSFTQGEFILVTDRQSDASFLIHHFLCFYLRARCKVLFLGLVQSLNHYSSVSQRLGVSLAQAKDKGQLIFLEGLKDSLSVLIPQESSKASEAMDFLRDPAAGLRSLYQFVRSRLSGAADGDGGEEWGPPVLLVDDVSVLLSLGVSAGAVLDFSHYCRATVCSRLKGNVVMLTRCDGEEQEDEGDDEGPENLLKGLTHQCSIALHVQGLPTGFCRDIHGQVEVCWRQKQTDGQCTPSKLFQYKVHDKGASFFARGTSSAVL from the exons ATGTTTACGGAGCTCAACAGCATCTTGAACGCCTCTCCTGACAGCTTCACACAG GGGGAGTTCATCttggtgacagacagacagagcgacGCCTCGTTCCTCATTCACCATTTCCTATGTTTTTACCTGAGAG CACGATGCAAAGTGCTGTTTCTGGGTCTGGTCCAGTCCCTCAACCATTACAGCTCTGTGAGTCAGAGACTG GGTGTGAGTCTGGCACAAGCGAAGGACAAAGGTCAGCTgattttcctggagggcctcaAAGATTCGCTGTCAGTGTTGATCCCTCAGGAAAGCAGCAAAGCCAGCGAAGCCATGGACTTCCTCAG GGATCCTGCTGCTGGGCTGAGGAGTCTGTACCAGTTTGTTCGCTCCAGGCTGAGCGGCGCTGCAGATGGAGATGGGGGAGAGGAGTGGGGGCCcccggtgctgctggtggacgATGTCAGCGTGCTGCTGAGTCTGGGGGTCAGCGCAGGAGCTGTGCTGGACTTCAGCCATTACTGTCGAGCCACCGTCTGCTCACGGCTGAAG GGTAACGTGGTGATGCTGACACGCTGCGatggggaggaacaggaggatgAGGGCGATGACGAAGGCCCGGAGAATCTCCTCAAGGGTCTGACCCACCAGTGCAGCATCGCTCTTCATGTACAGGGTCTCCCCACCGGCTTCTGCAGGGACATACATGGACAG gtggaAGTGTGTTGGAGGCAGAAACAAACTGACGGGCAGTGCACACCAAGCAAACTCTTTCAGTACAAAGTCCACGATAAAGGGGCATCCTTCTTTGCTCGCGGGACCTCCAGCGCTGTTCTCTAA